Below is a genomic region from Herpetosiphonaceae bacterium.
GCGCGGGAAAGGCATCGGCCTGCGAAAAGGCGTGTGCGGCGCGCGTGGATGAGCCGTCACCACGATCAGCGTCTTGCCGTCGCCCAGTTCGACGCGCGCCCACATGATCGGGAAAGCTTCGGGACGGTCGAGGTTGCGCAGGATGCCCTGCTCGACGATCGGGAAGCGGCTCAAAATGCCCATGCCGTCCGAATGCCCCGGTTCGAGGTAGTGCCAGGGATAGCGCCGCGCGATCTCCGGATCGTTCAGCAGCGCGCTCTGATGCGGCGGCGTTAGCTCTTGCACCGCCAGAATATCCGCCTCTGCCGCCGCGACGATGCCCGGCAGCTCGTCGAGATCGTGATTCGAGACGTACATGTTCCAGGTTGCCGCGCTCAAGCGCAGCGCGTCCGGCGTCTCAAGCGGCGGCAGCGAGATCCAGGTCGGCACGAAGCGCACTGCGGCGATTACGCCGCAGACGACGATAGCCGCCAGCAGCGACCGTGAGCGGCGCCGCAGCGCCGACGGCAGCGCCAGTAGCAGCGGAATGAAGAGATACGGCGCGAAGACCTGGGCCAGCGCCAGCGGCCCGTTTCGCTGCGGAAACAGCGCTTGCTGAGCAGATATGCCCAGCAAGCCCAGGATGTACAGCGCTCCAAGCGCCTGCACTGCCGACCCAAAGAGGCGCTGCACGGCTCCGCCCGCCGATCGGCTCTGATTGTGGGACGCCATAGATCGATGCATCGAACAGTCGAATTAGCGATAGGTGCCGACAGCACCAAGCGGCTGGCTCAGCGCCCGATCCAGCGATTGGCCCTGCTCCAGGCGATAGACCGGCACGCGCAGCTCGTTGAGCTTCGCCATAATCGTATCCGCGCCCGGCCAGCCGCCGAATGTCTGCGGATCGATGAAGATCACCACGGCCTGCATGCCCCGGTAGAGCAACTGCTGAAGGCTTGTCACCCAGCCCGGATCGACTGACGCGGTGAGTATGACCATCGTCGAGGAGCGGCTGAACTGCGTCGACTCGGCGATCAAGACCTCGGCCAGCGGATGCGTGCCGTGCGCGCGCAAAACTGCCAGCGATTCGAGGATCTTATAGAGCTGCCGCGCCTCGCGCTCCGGCGGGATGACCTCGCGGTGCTGGCCCCAGCCCAGCAGCCCGACGTTGCGGTTGCCGTTCAGCAGGTGCCGCGCCACAGAGGCCGCCGCCGTCACGATGTACTCTTCGGTCGCCTCAGGCACCTGGATCTCGCGCCCAAGCCGCCGATCGCGATAGAGCGTGCGCGCCTCCTCCGAGACAGCCTGCGAGCGCTCGTGCATGTCGATCACGATCCACACGTCGGCGGTCGGGTCGAGCTCGAACTCTTTGACCATCATCTTGCCGGTGCGGGCGGTCGAGCGCCAGTGGATGCGGTTGAAGCTATCGCCGGGCACGTACTCGCGGATCGTCGAGACGTTGGGCGTGACGTGAAACGTGCGCGTGCGCAGATCCGCGCCGCCGGGTAGCTCCGCGCTCGGCAGCCGAAACTCAGGCAGCGGCATCGTCGCCGGATAGACGATGATGTCGCTGGTGCTGGGAATCGCGCGCTCCAGCCGGAAGATGCCGAAGGGATCGCCGCTGTGCAGCGTCACCGGCCCGAGGGTCCACTTGCCACGCATCGTGCAGGGCGTGCGCAGCGTCCAGCGGCGGCGGGCGCTGGATGGCAGGTATGCCACGAAGCCGCCCTGGTGCATCGGCATGTCGGAGTGATCCTGCACCTCAACCCACAGCTTGGGCAGCGGCCAGTGATTATCGAGGATCAGCCGCTCGCGCGCCTCCTCGCCCACCTGCGCGCGTCGCGTCCCGATGTCGCGCGTCACCTCGACGCCCTGAAGGTTGCTCCAGGCCCAGAGGTATGCCAGCAGCAGCAGCGCCAGCAGCAGGTAGAACAGGTAAAAAAAGAGCGGTATGTTCGTGCCCTGCGCGGCCACGAAGCAGATAATGGCGAGCAGCAGAATGCCTAGTGCTTTCATCGCATACGGCGATCGGCACGACCACAGACGGATCGTGCCAATGGCCTATCTCGCTCCTATGATTTCACGTTCGGGCCGTCGTCCGGGCCGTCCGCCGGGCACCGGCACCGCGCTCAGCACATCGTCGATCACGTTGGCTGGCTGCACGTTGCGGATGCGCGCCGCCGGAGCGATGATCAGCCGATGGCCCAGCACGGCCTCCGCCAGCGCTTTCACATCGTCGGGCGTTGCGTAGTCGCGGCCCTGGATTGCGGCGTAGGCTTGCGACGTGCGGTACAGCGCCAGCGAGCCGCGCGGGCTGGCTCCCAGGTATACGTCGTCGTGGTGCCGCGTCGCCGTCACGACCGAGACGATATAGTCTTTGATCAGGTCGTCGACGTACACATCCTTGATCTGCTCCTGCATCGTCAGCAGGTTTTCGGCGGTGATCACCTGCGGCAAGGTGTCCAGCGGATGCTGCTTGCGCTGGCTCTCAAGGATCTGTAGCTCCTCGCTCTTCTGGGGATAGCCCAGATGAATCCGCAGCAGGAAGCGGTCGAGCTGCGCCTCCGGCAGCGGGAAGGTGCCCTCGTACTCGATCGGGTTTTGCGTCGCCAGCACGATGAACGGCTCCGGCAGCTTGTGCGTCACGCCGTCGACCGTAATCTGCCGCTCTTCCATCGATTCCAGCAGCGACGATTGGGTCTTGGGCGTCGCGCGGTTGATCTCGTCGGCCAGCACGATTTGCGCGATCACCGGGCCGGGCCGGAACTCGAACTGGCTGTTCTGCTGGTTGAAGATCGACACGCCGGTGACATCCGACGGCAAGAGATCGGGCGTGAACTGAATGCGCTTGAAGGTGCAGCCGATCGAGCGGGCGATCGACTTCGCCAGCACGGTCTTGCCCACGCCGGGCACGTCTTCCAGCAGCACGTGTCCACGGCACAGCAGCGCGACCAGCAGCAGGTCGACCGCGCGGCGCTTGCCGATGATTACATGCTCAACGTTATCCGCCACTCGCTCGGCGACCTGTTGAATATCGTTCAAACGATCCTCCTGATATGGATCATGATCGGGATCTTTATTGCTCGGATGGCTTGGTGAAGCGCTAAAACAATCGTTACGTCATCCTACCTGGATTATACCAGAAACGTTATGTTGTTTCGCCGGGCGCGTCCGGGCCATACCTTATACAACACCAGCAAAGCCCGCGAGCCGTTCAATCTCCGGCGCGCCGCGCCTCCCAATTTTGGATATTGACAATTTTTGATTATTAGCCTACGATCGGCTCAAGAGCTAGATATACCCTTGCACTGCATCCAGACGCGGCTGTTCTTGCTGTCAGACGCCACTCCTTGCGCTGCGCGAAGTGGTCATAAACGATCTTTCCCTGGTCATCTGTGGTAGGCTGCACGCTCCACTGTGCGCCGAATCCGCTTCCGGCTGTGCTGCCTCGGGCAGACGGAAGCACCATCTCCTGTGCCGGGGCTGTTTCGCGGAGGTTGTCACATGCGGTATCACCTGCCCAGAACACTCACCAAAGCCGCCTTCCTCGTTGCTAGCCTGGCACTGTTGCTCGGCATCTCGGCCATGCCGACCCATGCCAGCACTGCTCGTGTCCCCGAAGACGTTGGAACCACGGAGGCAACGCTGTCGCTCAGTGGTCCAGCTTCGATCACGACGTCGGGTAATTACACCTACCGCGCTAGCTTGTATGCGCCCTATGCGAGTTTCACGTGGTACAGCCGGACATGCGCGACCAGCACGGTTGCTTCTTGCACCGCCACCTGGAATCTCACGTCTGGTACC
It encodes:
- a CDS encoding endonuclease/exonuclease/phosphatase family protein, yielding MASHNQSRSAGGAVQRLFGSAVQALGALYILGLLGISAQQALFPQRNGPLALAQVFAPYLFIPLLLALPSALRRRSRSLLAAIVVCGVIAAVRFVPTWISLPPLETPDALRLSAATWNMYVSNHDLDELPGIVAAAEADILAVQELTPPHQSALLNDPEIARRYPWHYLEPGHSDGMGILSRFPIVEQGILRNLDRPEAFPIMWARVELGDGKTLIVVTAHPRAPHTPFRRPMPFPRTFDATGRAADIAFLRAFIDPLLHDNERLLLLGDFNLTEREPDYRDASAGLIDAHLAAGIGSGNTWILSPLRRIDAGLLRIDYLFSSPRVTPLRTSVNCATVGSDHCLVRGVFETH
- a CDS encoding DUF58 domain-containing protein codes for the protein MKALGILLLAIICFVAAQGTNIPLFFYLFYLLLALLLLAYLWAWSNLQGVEVTRDIGTRRAQVGEEARERLILDNHWPLPKLWVEVQDHSDMPMHQGGFVAYLPSSARRRWTLRTPCTMRGKWTLGPVTLHSGDPFGIFRLERAIPSTSDIIVYPATMPLPEFRLPSAELPGGADLRTRTFHVTPNVSTIREYVPGDSFNRIHWRSTARTGKMMVKEFELDPTADVWIVIDMHERSQAVSEEARTLYRDRRLGREIQVPEATEEYIVTAAASVARHLLNGNRNVGLLGWGQHREVIPPEREARQLYKILESLAVLRAHGTHPLAEVLIAESTQFSRSSTMVILTASVDPGWVTSLQQLLYRGMQAVVIFIDPQTFGGWPGADTIMAKLNELRVPVYRLEQGQSLDRALSQPLGAVGTYR
- a CDS encoding MoxR family ATPase; protein product: MNDIQQVAERVADNVEHVIIGKRRAVDLLLVALLCRGHVLLEDVPGVGKTVLAKSIARSIGCTFKRIQFTPDLLPSDVTGVSIFNQQNSQFEFRPGPVIAQIVLADEINRATPKTQSSLLESMEERQITVDGVTHKLPEPFIVLATQNPIEYEGTFPLPEAQLDRFLLRIHLGYPQKSEELQILESQRKQHPLDTLPQVITAENLLTMQEQIKDVYVDDLIKDYIVSVVTATRHHDDVYLGASPRGSLALYRTSQAYAAIQGRDYATPDDVKALAEAVLGHRLIIAPAARIRNVQPANVIDDVLSAVPVPGGRPGRRPEREIIGAR